AATTCCCaccaaaatttaaataaattaaagtaagaaaaatgcttaaaaataaacatgaatatCATCTATTGAAATTCTAAGAAAATCAAATTCTGTCAAGCCTACTACATCCGCAGTAGGGGATATACTGATAGAAgtgtttggtttaaaaataaaatcacacccTTAAGTGAAATAACTATACTGGTAAAAAAACTATATATAGCCCTTGCCTTAAAGAGACATTACAAAGGAAAAATCACGTTTTGCCGTAAGCCTTAAATTTATTTGAATGAAAAGGCCATTTATGGTTGACCTCAGAGTTCAGTCATACTGGCCAATGAACTTCATGAACTTGCGGTTGCTCCGGTATTTGTAAATGTTATCTGGATTCCAGGTCACATCCGCCCATGCTATTATAATCCTTGGATCCAGAATGGTTGTAAAAAAGTCAAAGTACTTCCACCAGATTCTAATCATCCATTGCCAGGTACTTTCCtcttcctgggttctctcttgcTCTTCCAAGGCCAATTTTACCCTTTCCAGCATCTCATGGAGTGCCTTTAATTCACGCTTACGCTCATACTTCTGCCGATGGTTAACAATCTTTTCAGCCCTTGGTTGTGCATTCTTTAGCATGGCATTGGTATCTTCATCGTATTCCAGTTGACATGACAAGGTGAAGTCTTGGGCTGCCTCCTCCCAATGCCCCAGAAGCATGTGTGCTTGACCTCTCCACTTGTAAGTCTGTGCTGAATTGGGGTTAAGCTCACAGGCTTTGTCACAGTCTCTAATGGCAGCATTTGGCTTCTGTAGTTTCACAAAGACACTGGCTCGGTTAACGTACAAGAGGGTGAACTGAGGATTCAGCCTGATAGCATCTGTAAACAAGTCAATAGCTTTCTGAAGTTCACCTTCATCCAGGGCAGCAAAGGCGTGCTCCCTCTTTTCATTGGCCTGGTCTATCATCTCATTTGTTATTTCCAAATATTCATCTCCCATTTCTTGGGGATCATCCAGATCTGGTTCAATAACACCTTCATCCTCAATTTCCAAGTCACTCTCCTCACTCTCAGCTGCTTCTGGTTGTTTCCCTTGCTCCTTTAATGTCTTCTTTGCAGAGGCATGTTTCACTGAACATAATACGGTATCTCCCATGCTGTCTATAGAGTCCCGCAGGAAACTCAATTGCTTGGCCCTCAAAAGGGTTGGATCCTGTCTGTAAAGATCCACCAAGGCCTGAAGTTCATTAATTTTTTTCGGATCCATGGTGCCTTGGCCGGAAGGAAGCTGGGCAACACAGACTGTGGTGGGTCAGAAGGAACAGCTAAAAGATGTAGCAGTTGCTTAACTACTAACTGAATGTGAGACTTCACCAAGGAGGAACAAACTAGACTTATATATTCCCTTCTGACTGTGGTCTTTATACTGCAGTTTGCAAATATGTCTGTGGTAGTTTTTTGAAGGTGTCATTCTCTATTACAGCTCTGGTTATGTCATAAAAGTTCTGATGATGTCATCTGAACCCAGAAaaagatttttatctatttaatcaCCAGGCATGCATTCACTGAACTACATATATTATAGGAAAGCACAAGGGGAAAGAGGCTGAACATCCACCTATATTTGTACTGGAATTTTATCACCTTTTATTAATATATGTATAAGTAATAAGATTAGTTTgatcccttt
The window above is part of the Chelonia mydas isolate rCheMyd1 chromosome 2, rCheMyd1.pri.v2, whole genome shotgun sequence genome. Proteins encoded here:
- the LOC102940230 gene encoding putative protein FAM10A4; this encodes MDPKKINELQALVDLYRQDPTLLRAKQLSFLRDSIDSMGDTVLCSVKHASAKKTLKEQGKQPEAAESEESDLEIEDEGVIEPDLDDPQEMGDEYLEITNEMIDQANEKREHAFAALDEGELQKAIDLFTDAIRLNPQFTLLYVNRASVFVKLQKPNAAIRDCDKACELNPNSAQTYKWRGQAHMLLGHWEEAAQDFTLSCQLEYDEDTNAMLKNAQPRAEKIVNHRQKYERKRELKALHEMLERVKLALEEQERTQEEESTWQWMIRIWWKYFDFFTTILDPRIIIAWADVTWNPDNIYKYRSNRKFMKFIGQYD